From Candoia aspera isolate rCanAsp1 chromosome 4, rCanAsp1.hap2, whole genome shotgun sequence, a single genomic window includes:
- the QPRT gene encoding nicotinate-nucleotide pyrophosphorylase [carboxylating] isoform X3, with protein MASHPNLSHLLPAARLRQLAQDWLQEDAPSFDYGGYAVGNHQVCAVLFCKSPGVLAGFPFFEAIFAEVGCSVQWLQTEGTWVEPVTRVAEVHGRANDLLLGERVALNCLGRCSGVATSAAKACRAAQEAGWHGEVAGTRKTTPGFRLPEKYALLVGGASCHRYDLGSLIMLKDNHVWASGSITQAVHNARRVGGFALKIEVECRSLEEALEASGCGADIVMLDNFAPEILDLTVDRQQHMEK; from the exons ATGGCTTCCCACCCGAACCTCTCTCACCTTCTCCCTGCTGCCCGATTGCGTCAGCTCGCCCAGGATTGGCTGCAAGAAGATGCTCCCAGCTTTGACTACGGTGGCTATGCCGTGGGCAACCACCAGGTGTGTGCTGTGCTCTTTTGTAAATCCCCTGGAGTCTTAGCTGGCTTCCCTTTCTTCGAAGCCATCTTTGCTGAAGTCGGCTGCTCTGTGCAGTGGCTCCAAACCGAAGGCACCTGGGTTGAACCCGTCACCCGAGTGGCTGAAGTCCATGGTCGTGCCAATGACCTCTTGCTGGGCGAGCGAGTGGCTCTGAACTGTCTGGGACGCTGTAGTGGTGTTGCCACCTCAGCAGCAAAAGCTTGTCGGGCAGCACAGGAAGCTGGTTGGCACGGAGAGGTAGCTGGGACAAGGAAGACCACACCTGGGTTCCGCCTCCCAGAAAAATACGCACTTCTAGTTGGGGGAGCCTCCTGTCACCGTTATGATCTGGGAAGCCTCATCATGTTGAAGGACAACCATGTCTGGGCCTCTGGCAGTATCACACAA GCGGTCCACAATGCCCGGCGGGTCGGGGGCTTTGCCCTGAAAATAGAAGTGGAGTGTCGCTCCTTGGAAGAAGCCCTGGAAGCATCAGGATGTGGCGCCGATATTGTCATGCTGGACAACTTCGCTCCTGAG